The genomic DNA GTACACCTCGCCCCGCACCGAGCGCCGCATGTCGGTGACCTCCTCGGGGCGTTCGTCGAGCAGCACCACCATCAGCCGGGCCTCGGGGTGGTTGCCGGCCACCGCGGCGGCGATCTGCTGGAGGAGGACGGTCTTGCCGGTCTTCGGCGGGGCGACGATCAGGCCGCGCTGGCCTTTGCCGACCGGGGCGATCAGATCGGTGACGCGTCCGGCGAGGCCGGCCGCCGGATGTTCGAACCGCAGCCGCTCGTGCGGGTGCAGCGGGGTCAGGTCGGCGAAGTGCCGCCGCTTGCCCTGCCGGTCGGGGGTACGGCCGTTGACGCGGACGACGTCGGTCAGGGTGCGCCGGTCGCCGCACACCCCCTCGACGAGGTCGCCCCTGCGCAGCCCGTGCCGGCGGATCAGCGCGGGGGAGAGGGCGGGGTCGGCCGGCTCGGGCTGCAGGTTCCTGCCGCGCAGGCGTCCCCTGCCGCCCGCCTCGATGTCGAGGACACCGCTCGCGATCTGGGCCGGGGACTGCTGTACAGGGGGGTGTTCGAGTGTGGTGGTCATCGAGGTCGGTCCTTTCGAGGACGCGGGCATGGGACATGCGGAAGGAAGGGGGAAAGCCGCGCGAGGGGGTCGGACGACACGCCTTCGGACGGCGGGGAACAGCACCTCGGACACGACGGGGACAGGGCCCCGCTCACGAGGTTGCGCTGAGAAGCGAACGCGCCGGTCGCGTCAGGACGGACGAGTCCGCGAACGGAGGGAAACTGGCACCGGCGCCCCGATCAAGCGGGGCGTACACAAGTGCTGAGTGCACCCTACCACGGTGCGCCGTGGCGGTGCGGGTGGGACAAGTCACGTCCCACCCCCTGCAACGCGGCCGGTGCGGATTCTGTTCCGGTTTCCGCGATGTCCCGTGCCGGGCTCAGCCCGCCGAACGCGTCCGAGTCTCCTGCGCCTCCTCCGCGATCCGCTCGAACTGCGCGGCCATGGCCGTCTGCAGGGCCTGGGCGCCCGAGAGCGGACGCACCATCACCGTCAGTTCGTCGATGCGGCCCGACGCGTCCAGGCGCAGGAAGTCGCAGCCGCTGATCTCGCGGTCGCCCACCCGTGCCGCGAAGAGCAGGGCGTGGTCGCGGCCGTCCGCCTCGCCGATGACCCGCTCGTAGCGGAAGTCCTCGAAGACGCGCTCGACCGCGCGCAGGATCGCCGCCGTGACCGCCTTGCCCCGGTAGGGCTTGAAGACGACGGGGCTGGAGAAGACCACGTCGTCGGCCAGCAGTGCTTCGACGGCGTCCATGTCGTGTGCCTCGACCGCCGCGCGGAATGCCCGCATCGCAACTCCTTCTTATACAACTATTTGAATAGGCGTGGAGTAGAGTAGTCGTCCTGGTCCCCGCTTGCTAGCGTGTCGACATGTCTCTCAAGTACGCCGTCCTGGCCGCCCTGCTCGAGGGCGAGGCCTCGGGCTACGAGCTGTCCAAGGTGTTCGACGTGTCGCTCGCCAACTTCTGGCCCGCCACGCCGCAGCAGCTCTACCGGGAGCTGGAGCGCCTGGCGGGCGACGGACTCATCGAGGCCCGGACCGTGCCGCAGGAACGCAGGCCCACCAAGCGGCTGTTCTCGCTCACCGAGGCGGGCCGGGAGCAGCTCGGCGCGTTCGCCGCCGCGCCGACCCGGCGGCCCACCGCCATCCGCGACGAGTTCCTGATCAAGATGCAGGCCATGGACGGTGTCGACCCGGACGCGGTCCGCGCGCTGGTCGAGGAGCGCAGGGCCTGGGCGCTGGGCAAACTCGCCCGCTACGAGCGGGTGCGGGAACGCCTCCTGGACGGCCGCACCGAGGAGGAACACCTGCGGGACGCCGACCGCGTCGGGCCCTACCTCACCCTGGCCGCCGGCATCACCTTCGAGCGGGAGAACGCCCGCTGGTGCGAGCGCGTACTCGCCGTGCTCGACGAGCGACGCGCTCCCGCGGGGCCCGCCGGACAGGCCCTGGGCTGACCGGATGTTCAGCCCCGAAGGCCCCACCCTGCGCGAACTCGCCGTCCAGGCACTGTCCTCGGTCGAGCGCGGCTACGACCTGCTCGCCCCGAAATTCGACCACACCCCGTACCGGACGCCGGACCGGGTGCTGGACGCCGTGGCCCGCGCGCTGGAGCCGCTGGGACCCTTCACCGCCGGACTCGACCTCTGCTGCGGCACCGGCGCGGGCGTGGACGTGCTCGCCCGGGTGTGCCGACAGGACGTGACCGGGCTGGACTTCAGCGCGGGAATGCTGGGCGTCGCGCGGCGGCGCACCCTGCCGCCGGGCCCGGCCGTCTCCTGGGTGCGTGCGGACGCCCGCGCCCTGCCCTTCGGCCCCGCCTTCGACCTCGTGGTGAGCTTCGGGGCGTTCGGCCACTTCCTGCCCCGCGAACTGCCGGGCCTGTTCGGCCAGGTGCGCTCCGTGCTCCGGCCGGACGGCTGCTTCGCCTTCCCCGTCGTCGCCCCGCCCCGGCCCGGCTCCCCGGGGTACTGGACGCTGCTCGGCTTCGACACGGCGATGCGGGTGCGCAACGCGCTGTGGCGGCCGCCGTTCGTCATGTACTACCGGACGTTCCGGCTCGGGGACGTGGGCCGCGAGCTGTCGCGGGCCGGCTTCCGGGCGGACCTGCACGCCCTGCCGGAGTTCGGACACCGCCCCGACGGCAGTCCGCGGGTCCGGCTCGTGGTGGCCCGGCGGCTCCCGTAGGGCGCCGGGTCAGCCGGCCGCCGGCAGGGTGAACTCGTAGACCAGGGCGTCCTGTCGGGTGTCCACCAGCAGGTCCGTGATCTCCAGGGGGCGCGCGTACTGGTCGTGCACCCGCCGCACGACCCGGACCGACGCGGCGTCGGGCTGGAGCGTGATGGTGTCCCGGTGATGCAGCGTCAGGCCCGCGCGGCGCATCCAGTCGTAGGCCCGCCGCAACTGCGCGCAGGCGACCCCGTCGGCCCGGTCGCGGTAGCGGGCCAGTTCCTCGACCTCGGCGAGCGCCACGGCGGAAAACGATGTCACCGCCGTCCGCCTGCCGTTGCCCCCGGCCGCCGCCGACGTGTAGTGGTGCACCAGGGTCGGCCGGCCGGGCACCAGCCCCAGCGCCGCGGCGTGCTCCGGCGGCGGGGCGCCCCAGACGACGGAGGCGCGGTCGCCGGTACGCGGCTCCGCCGCCCGGGCGCCCACCGGGAAGACCAGGGGAGCCGGACTTCCGGCCGGCGGCCCCGGCAGGGCGACATGACTGCCCCGTCGGTCGGTGGTGAGCAGACCGTCCCGGCGCAGCAGGTCCAGCGCCTGCCGCACGGTCTCCCGGCTGACTCCGAAGTGCTCCGCCAGCCGGCGCTCGCCGGGCAGCCGTTCACCCGGGGGGACGGTCCCGTCGCGCAACTCGCCGAGCAGCTGGTCCGCCACCCGTCGGTACAGGGGCGGCGTTGCGTCGGCGGGGGACGGATCGGCGGGGGGCTGCTGGTCGTGCGGGATGGTGCGGGCCATGCCGCGCCTCCTGTTGATGACGTACGGTAGCCGCGTGGGCTCGGTGCGCCACCAGGATTACCATTGGTCTAAACCAGCGGGGAAGTCCGGTCCGCCGGTTCGGCCGAAACACCACCCACGAACCTCAGGCGTGGCGGCTCAGCCAGCGCAGCTTCGCGGCCTCCTGGTACGGCCCGCCGCCCTCGTGATCGTTGAAGTCGTACACCTCGATCGTCCGGTCCTCGTGCGTCCAGGCGTTGAACGCGGCGAAAACGGTCGAGGGCGGGCAGGTCTGGTCCTCCAGGGCGGCCGAGAACAGGGCCGGGGCCCGGCCCCGCGCCGCGAAGTGCACGCCGTCGAAGTAGGACAGCGTGCGCAGCGCGTCCCCGGTCCGGCCGCGGTGGGTCTTCAGGTACAGGCCGACCTCACGGTAGGGGTGCCGGTCGGTGAGCGTGGTCGCGCGCGGGAAGTCGCACAGGAACGGCACGTCCGGCGCGACGGCCACCAGGTCCGGCACCAGGCCGCCCACCGCGATCGTGATGCCGCCGCCCTGGCTCGCGCCCAGCGCGACCGTACGGGCCGGGTCGGTCAGCGGGTGCGAACGGGCCGCCTCGACCGCGCGCACGGCGTCGGTGAAGACCCGGCGGTAGTAGTAGTTCTCCGGAGCGTCCAGACCGCGGGTCATGAACCCCGGGTACGCGGGCGTGCCGCCGACGGGGTCCGCGGTGCCGCCACCGCCGCCCCAGGCGCTGCCCTGGCCCCGGGTGTCCATCACGAAGTGGGCCCGGCCGGTGGACGCCCACAGCAGGTGCTCGTGCGGCAGCCCGCGCCCGCCGCCGTACCCGACGAACTCCACGACCAGCGGCAACGGCTCGGCCGCCGCGGCCGGCAGGATCAGCCAGCCCTTCACCGGGTGGCCGCCGAACCCGGCGAACGTCACGTCGTACACCCGCACCGTGGACAGTCCCGTGTCGACCGGTTCGAACCGGGCGTCCAGATCGTGCTCGCGGGCCTCGGCGAGCGTCTTGCTCCAGAACGCGTCGAAGTCCTCGGGTTCGGCCGACGCGCTGCGGTAGGCGTGGAGCTCGTCGAGCGGAAGGTCGAACAGGGCCATCGAGAACCGCCTTCGCGGAGAGACGCAGCAGACCGAACGGATGATCACACGGTACGTGAGCGGCTCGCGGAAACACCAGGTCCGGCCGCCCCTCGGGAACCGCGCGGGCGGGGGTGCCGTCAGGCCCGGCGGTGGGTCCACTGCGGCTCCGTGAGCGCCCAGTCGCGGTCCCACTCCGCCATCCGGTGACGCAGGGCCACCGCGCGTACGGCGCGGTGCGCGAGGAACACGGTGAGCACCGTCCCGATGGTGGTGAACGAACCGATGGTGGCGCTGTGCTGCCAGATCTCGGCGCCGTCCGAGGGCGGGGGCACGCTCTGGCCGTGGGAGTCCAGCCACACGTCGACGGTGTCACCGTGCCGGGTGTCGGCCGGCACCCGCGCCGTGGTGCTCTTCTCCGTGCCGTCCGGTGCCTTCCAGTGGACGGTCGCACGGTAGGAGTGCTGTCCGCCGAGCTGTCCCGTCGAGAGGGTGCCGGGGGTGCGGTCCACCACCGTGGCCCGGACCTCGTGCCGCTCCGCCCGCTGCTCGGCGACGATCGCCTGCGCCTGCCCGTAGCCCCACCACGCGGTGGCGGCACCGAGCGCCGGCGCGGCCACGAACAGCAGGAGGGCGAAGACCACCGCGGTCCACGCCTCGACGACGTCCGACCGGCGCCGCAGCGGATTGCGTCGCAGGCGCCAGCCGCGTACCCGGGTTCGCATGTCGACCTCCCCGCGATCACCGCGACCGGAGGAGCGGACGGACGGCCGTCGAGCGCGGGGGCCGCCGCGCCTTCGTGTCGCGCCATGTGTGCGAGTGCCCGCACTGGACTGGTACCCAGTCCTGCGGGCTCGCTCACGAACCTGGCGGGATCAGCCGAAGCGTTCGATCCGGATCCGGTCCACCGGCTGCCCGGCCGCCACCAGCAGCCGCGACGCGTGCTCCGCGAACGCGTTCGACCCGCACACGTAGGCCTCCCAGCCACCGGCGGGCGGCTCGGCGAGGAGCGGCGCCACGTGCGCGGACGTCAGCCGGCCCACGGGCGTCCCGGCGGGCGCGGTGCGGGTGAACACCGGCGTCGTCTCCGCGCCGAACTCACGGGCGTAGATCAACTCCTCGGGGCCGCGCGCGGACACGAGGAGCCGCAGCGGCACGGTGAGCCCCCGCGCCCGGTGGTGCCGCACCATCGACATCAGCGGTACGACCCCGGACCCGGCGCCGAGCAGCAGGGCGGGCCGGTCACCGGGCCAGGCGAAGAAGCCGCTGAGCGGGCCGCGCACCTCGATCTCGTCGCCGGGCCGGGCCACCGTGTGGAACCAGCCGGACACCTCCCCGTCGGGCACCCGGTCCAGGGTCAGCTCGACGTGCCCGGACTCGTCCGGGGCGGACGCCAGCGAGTAGTGGCGCTGGGCGCGGTAGCCGTCCTGGGCGGTGAGCCGCAGCATCAGGTGCTGGCCGGGCAGGTGGCCCGCCCAGCCGGGCACCGCGAGGCGGAAGGTCGACGCGCGGGGCGTCTCGCGGCGGATCTCGGTGAGCGTGGCCGTCCGCCACGCCCCGGCCACCCGGCCGTTCACCTCGATGCGCCCGGGCACGGCGAACCGCGTCGGGGGAGTGAAGGCCCCCGCCGCCGTCATGGGCGCGGCTGTCTCAGTCACCGGAGTACCGCTGCTCCTCCCAGGGATTGCCGCGGGCGTGGTAGCCGTTCTGCTCCCAGAAGCCCGGCTCGTCGTGGTCGAGCAGCTCGAGCCCCGCGATCCACTTCACGCTCTTCCAGAAGTACAGGTGCGGGACCACCAGCCGTGCCGGACCGCCGTGCTCGGGGGCGAGCGGCGCTCCGCCGTACTCCCACACGACCCAGGCCCGTCCGCCGGTGAGGTCGGCGAGCGGCAGGTTCGCGGTGTAGCCGGTGTGCGCGTGGGCGACGGCGTGCGTGGCCGACGGCAGCGGTCCCGCCGCGTCCAGGAAGGCGTCCAGCGACACGCCCCCGAACCGCACCCCGAACTTCGACCAGCCGGTGACGCAGTGGATGTCGCCCGCGTACCCGGACGCCGGAAGCAGGCGGGCCTGCGCCAGGTCCCAGTTGCGGGGCTCGGCCACCAGACCGCCCACGCGGAAGGTCCAGTCGGCGGGCGCGATCTCGGGCGTGACCTCGGCGGACAGCACGGGCCAGTCGTCGCCCGCGTCGTACTGGCCGGGCGGCAGCCCCGGCCGGGCGGCGCGCGGACGCCCGGTGAAGCCTCGGGTGGTGTTCATGCGGCGGGGCCTTTCGGGCCGTCGGGGCGGGCTGCCCGCGGCCGGCGTGATCAGTGCGTACCCGTCCAACCGTACGTGTCCGGCGGCGCTGCCCGGTCCCGCTCCTGCTCCGGGGCCGCATCCGGCCACGCGTTGTACCGCTCCAGATACGCGGCGAAGCGGAGCAGCTCCTCCTCGGGCCAGTCGGCGAGCCGCTCCCGGAAGGCGGCCCGCCGGCGCTCGGTGACCCGGTCCAGGACGCGCCGTCCGGACGCGGTCAGATGCAGCACCTGGACGCGGTGGTCGTCCGGGTCGACGCGCCGCTCGATCAGTCCGGCGCGCTCCAGGGCGGACACCTGGCGGCTGACGGTGGACTTGTCCAGGGCGTAGTGGGCGGCCAGATCCGTGGCCCGGCGGCCGTCCCGCTCCTCCAGATGCCCGAGCAACGTGTAGGACACCAGTGACAGCTCCGGGTGCATGCGTCCCGCCGAGGCGCGGGCCCGGCGGGCGAAGACCGTCATCTCGCGCTGGATGGTCTCCACGGCCGCGTCCGCGGGGCATCCGCCGGGAACGACGGTCGTCTCGTCCGGTGTCTCGGCAGCCGTCACAGCTCCTCCTCCGCGTTGCTGGTTGCACAGTACAACTCTGACGCGGAGGTCGCGGGAGCCGACGACGTGCGGGAGGCCCTCGTGGTCTGATCATTGGGGTAATGTGTCCGACGGCCGCGGATTGCCCCGGCCGTCGGACGACTGGGAGGTGAGACCGATTACCGCTGTGTCGGCCCGGGTGCTCTCACCTCACGGCAGTGCGGTCACCGGAAACAGGTGATCGCGAGAGCGCCCTTCGGTTCCCGAAAGGCTCTCGGCTTCCATGCCTCCCACTCTCCCCGCTTCGCCCACCCCGGCGTCCTCCTCCGCCGTCTCCGCTCTCTTCTCGGCGTCCCTCCCGTCGCGTGACGCCGTCGTGGCCGCGCTGCGCGCCGCCGGCTGCGTCTTCGCCGAGGACGAGGCCGCGCTCCTCCTGACCACCGCCCGCACCGCCGCCGAACTCACCGCACTGGTCGACCGCCGCGTCAGCGGCCTGCCCCTCGAACTCGTCCTGGGCTGGGCCGAGTTCCGCGGCCTGCGCATCGCGGTCGCCCCCGGTGTCTTCGTGCCCCGCCGCCGGACCGAGTTCCTGGTCTCCGAGGCCCTGGCCCACGCACCGGACGCGACCGTCGTCGTGGACCTGTGCTGCGGGTCCGGGGCCGTCGGAGAGGCGCTGGCGGCCGCCCTGGACCGGCCCGAGGTGCACGCCGCCGACGTCGATCCGGCCGCCGTGCGCTGCGCCCGCGGCAACCTCGCGGACGCGGGCGGCCGGGTGTACGCCGGTGACCTGTTCGACGCGCTGCCCGACGCGCTGCGCGGCCGGGTGGACGTCCTCGCGGCCAACGTGCCCTACGTGCCCACCGGCGAGGTCGCCCTGCTGCCCGCCGAGGCCCGCGACCACGAACCGCTGGTCGCCCTCGACGGCGGCACCGACGGCCTCGACGTGCTGCGCAGGGTCGCGGCCGCGGCGCCCGGCTGGCTCGCCCCGGGCGGCTGCCTGCTGGTCGAGACGAGCGAACGCCAGGCACCCGACGCCGTCGACGCCTTCACCCGGGCCGGTCTGACGACCCGCCTGGCGGTCTGCGAGGAGCTGTACGCCCATGTGGTGATCGGCGTCAGGGACTGAGCGTCTCGCCGCCGCGCCGCGCCGGTGGTGTGGCCCGGGCGATCAGCAGGGCCACGTCGTCGGAGTTCTCCGGCTCGTGCAGGGTGCGCAGCAGCAGGTCGCAGACCTCCTCCAGCGGGCGGTCCGGACCCTCCAGCAGGGCGAGGAGCGCGTCCAGCCGCTCGTCCAGCGGATGCCTGCGCGTCTCGACCAGGCCGTCGGTGTAGAAGACCAGCCGGTCGCCCGGTTCCAGGCCGACCTCGGTGGTGGAGAAGGCGACGCCGCCCACCCCGAGCGGCACCCCGGTGGGCAGGTCGAGCAGCTCGGGCGGCCGGCCGGCCCGCAGACGGACCGGGGGCAGGTGCCCGGCGTTGGCGATCAGGCACCGGCGCCGGTGCGGATCGTGGACGGCGTACAGGCAGGTGGCGATGGCCTGGTCCAGGCCCGCCGTGGTCCGCTCCAGGTGCCCGAGCAACTGCGCGGGGTCCAGCTCCAGGGCGGCCAGCGTGTTCGTCGCGGTGCGCAGCCGCCCCATGGAGGCCGCCGCCGCGATCCCGCTGCCCATCACGTCGCCCACCACGAGCGCGGTCCGGCCGCCCGCCAGCTCGATCACGTCGAACCAGTCGCCGCCGACCTCGCTGGTGCCCCCGGCCGGCTGGTAGCGGGAGGCGACCTCGAGACCGCCCGTCACCGGCGGATGGCTCGGCAGCAGGCTGCGCTGCAGGGTGAGGGCGGTGTCGCGGGCGTTCTGGTACCAGCGGGCGTTGTCGATCTGCAGCGCCGCCCGCGCGGCCAGCTCCCGGGCCAGCAGCAGGTCGTCCTCGTCGAACGGCAGGGGGTTGGAGATCCGCTTCAGCTCCAGGGCGCCGAGCACCTCGCCCCGCGCGATCAGCGGCACGGCCAGGTACGAGTGGACGCCCGCCCCGCGCAGCAGCTCGGCCGCCTCCGGCGAGCGGGCGATGCGTCCCAGGTCCTCCCGCGTCACCCGGGCCACCATCACCGGCCGGGCGGTGCGCACGCACTCGGTGACCAGGCGGTCCGGTCCGTAGCGGGCGACGCCGCCGGGCGGATCGGCGGCCCGCAGGGAGTCCCGCGCCCCGTCGTCCGCGCGAACGGCCAGCGCCCTGATCACCGCCGGTTCGGCCGGACCCAGGGTGCTGCGCCGGCCCCCCACCACGGCGTCCAGCAGATCCACGGCGGCGACGTCCGCGAGGCCGGGAACGGCCACGTCGGCCAGCTCGTACGCGGTGCGGTCCAGCCGCAGCGTGGTGCCGATCCGGGCGGAGGCGTCCGCCACGGCGGCGAGCCTGCGCCGCGCGCCCTCGGCCTCGGCGGCCGTCCGGTACTGCTCGGTCACGTCGACGACCGAGACGGCCACGCCCAGCACGGCCCCCAGGGCGTCCTCCAGCCGGTACAGCGACACCGACCAGGCGTGCTCCTCGTCCGGATCGGCGGGAGTCCGCCCGGTCGCGGGCTGGTCGACGACCGGACGTCCGGTCTCCAGCACCCCGCGCGCCGCCGCCTCCAGCGGGTCGGCGTCCACCTGCGGCAGCAGCTCACGGATCGTCCGGCCGAGGTGGTCCTCGGCGGGGATGCCGTTGAGCCGCTCCAGGGCCGGGTTGACCGAGACGTACCGCAGCTCGGTGTCCAGGACGGCCAGCCCGATCGGGGACTGCATGATCACCCTCGTGGACAGGGCCACGTCCCGCTCCAGCCGGCGGACCATCGACTGGTCGGCCGCGAGCCCCAGGGCGTAGACGTCCCCGTGGTCGTCGAGCAGCCGCATGTTGCGGAACTCCACCAGCCGGGTGCCGCCGTCCTTGTGCCGGACGGGGAAGGCGCCCGCCCAGCTCCGGCCGGTCTTCATGACGTCCCCGAACAGCTTCACGACCAGGTCGAGATGGCGTTCGTCGACCATGATGCGGGCGGCGTACTGCCCCAGCGCCTCCGGTGCGGACCAGCCGAACAGCTCCTCGGCCTGCGGGCTCCACAGGACGATCCGGCCCTCGGCGTCCAGCACGATCGAGGCGACGTTCAGCAGGTCGAGCAGCCCACTGGGCCGCACCGGTCCGCGCGGCGACGGCTCGCCCTCGAACCCGGCAGACCCCGCTGCAGCCATTCCACGCCCCGCCTTCACCGTCCCACGCGGCACGCCCTTCGCCGCCGCCCCCCCTGTTCTACCGCGTTCCACCGCGCGAAGGGCCGGTTCCGCCGGGGCTCCGCCGTCTCCTCCCAGCAGTTCCGCCGGGGCTCCGCCGTCTCCTCCCAGCATCTCCCCGCGGGCCGGGGACCGCCGCACGAGGCGCGTCCGGAGTTGGTCTGTACATGACTCTACGGACGGTCCAGACTGTGCGCCGAGTGTCTCCCGCCCGCCCGTGCCGCCCGCCACCCCCACCGAGGAGCCCCCATGCCCCTGCGCGCCCGGCAACGTTGTCACGCCGTCCTGACCGGACTCGCCGTCCTCGCCCTCTCCGTCGGCCTCGCGGGTCCGGCGCAGGCGGACGTTCCCGCCGCCGCGCCCGGTCTCGCGGCCGCCGCAGGCACCCGGACCGCCGACACCTGGACCGAGGTGGGCTCCGACCGCGCCGACCCGCTGACCGAGAGCCAGGGCCTGGCCTCGGTCGAGGTCCCGGCGGGCAGCCCCAACCGCTACACCGGGATCGGCACCATCCCGCTGGGCCTCAGCGTCCGCGGCTGGAACCACGTCGGCGACCCGGACGCGTCCTACGACGGCCACTACGTCGAGCCGTACCAGCGCGACGACGGGAACACGAAGATGTTCCGCGTACAGGCACCCGACGGGAGCTGGTCGGAGTACGTGCACACGCTGAGCCCCGGCGAGGCGCTGAACAACTCGTGGTCCGCCGTCTCGCCCGACGGGCAGTGGATGCTGGCGGGCGAGTGGGGCACCATGAACCGGCTGCTGGTCTTCCCGAACCCGGGCGTCAACCCCGCCACCTCGCCCTCGGCGAACCTCCCGCAGGCGGCCACCGTCCACCTGGACCACGCCGTGCGCGACGTCCAGGGCTGCGACTTCCTGGACGCCACCGCGCTGCTGTGCTCCTCCGACGACCCGGAGGGCACGCTCTTCGGCATCACCAAGCCGCTCCTGCGGATCGACCTGTCGGCCGCGCCGAACGGCACCGCCGACGTCACCGGACACGTCACCGCGCTGCGGCAGCTGCCCCTGCGCAGCGCCTGCTCGGGCGGCTTCGAGGCGGAGGGCATCGACTACGACCGGCGTACCGGCACCCTGCGCGTGATCGTCGTGTCGCCGGGCTTCTGCGTGCTGACGGACAGCAAGACGTACCGGTTCACCCGGGGCTGACCCGGCCCCTTCGCGCCGGGCCGCCGGTGGTGCTTTTCTGGTGGTATCGGCCAGAGCCGTTTCGGTCACGACCACGAGAGGGAGCGATCACGATGGACGGTGAGCGACTGCATCCGGAGTCCGTCTCGGTGGAGCTGAGCGGGTGCAGCAAGGAGGACGCCCGGACCGTGTTCGACACCCTGTGCGCGTGCTTCTC from Streptomyces sp. CB09001 includes the following:
- a CDS encoding nuclear transport factor 2 family protein codes for the protein MRAFRAAVEAHDMDAVEALLADDVVFSSPVVFKPYRGKAVTAAILRAVERVFEDFRYERVIGEADGRDHALLFAARVGDREISGCDFLRLDASGRIDELTVMVRPLSGAQALQTAMAAQFERIAEEAQETRTRSAG
- a CDS encoding PadR family transcriptional regulator; its protein translation is MSLKYAVLAALLEGEASGYELSKVFDVSLANFWPATPQQLYRELERLAGDGLIEARTVPQERRPTKRLFSLTEAGREQLGAFAAAPTRRPTAIRDEFLIKMQAMDGVDPDAVRALVEERRAWALGKLARYERVRERLLDGRTEEEHLRDADRVGPYLTLAAGITFERENARWCERVLAVLDERRAPAGPAGQALG
- a CDS encoding class I SAM-dependent methyltransferase, with product MFSPEGPTLRELAVQALSSVERGYDLLAPKFDHTPYRTPDRVLDAVARALEPLGPFTAGLDLCCGTGAGVDVLARVCRQDVTGLDFSAGMLGVARRRTLPPGPAVSWVRADARALPFGPAFDLVVSFGAFGHFLPRELPGLFGQVRSVLRPDGCFAFPVVAPPRPGSPGYWTLLGFDTAMRVRNALWRPPFVMYYRTFRLGDVGRELSRAGFRADLHALPEFGHRPDGSPRVRLVVARRLP
- a CDS encoding winged helix-turn-helix domain-containing protein, translated to MARTIPHDQQPPADPSPADATPPLYRRVADQLLGELRDGTVPPGERLPGERRLAEHFGVSRETVRQALDLLRRDGLLTTDRRGSHVALPGPPAGSPAPLVFPVGARAAEPRTGDRASVVWGAPPPEHAAALGLVPGRPTLVHHYTSAAAGGNGRRTAVTSFSAVALAEVEELARYRDRADGVACAQLRRAYDWMRRAGLTLHHRDTITLQPDAASVRVVRRVHDQYARPLEITDLLVDTRQDALVYEFTLPAAG
- a CDS encoding acetylxylan esterase, which encodes MALFDLPLDELHAYRSASAEPEDFDAFWSKTLAEAREHDLDARFEPVDTGLSTVRVYDVTFAGFGGHPVKGWLILPAAAAEPLPLVVEFVGYGGGRGLPHEHLLWASTGRAHFVMDTRGQGSAWGGGGGTADPVGGTPAYPGFMTRGLDAPENYYYRRVFTDAVRAVEAARSHPLTDPARTVALGASQGGGITIAVGGLVPDLVAVAPDVPFLCDFPRATTLTDRHPYREVGLYLKTHRGRTGDALRTLSYFDGVHFAARGRAPALFSAALEDQTCPPSTVFAAFNAWTHEDRTIEVYDFNDHEGGGPYQEAAKLRWLSRHA
- a CDS encoding ferredoxin reductase yields the protein MTAAGAFTPPTRFAVPGRIEVNGRVAGAWRTATLTEIRRETPRASTFRLAVPGWAGHLPGQHLMLRLTAQDGYRAQRHYSLASAPDESGHVELTLDRVPDGEVSGWFHTVARPGDEIEVRGPLSGFFAWPGDRPALLLGAGSGVVPLMSMVRHHRARGLTVPLRLLVSARGPEELIYAREFGAETTPVFTRTAPAGTPVGRLTSAHVAPLLAEPPAGGWEAYVCGSNAFAEHASRLLVAAGQPVDRIRIERFG
- a CDS encoding sulfite oxidase-like oxidoreductase; the encoded protein is MNTTRGFTGRPRAARPGLPPGQYDAGDDWPVLSAEVTPEIAPADWTFRVGGLVAEPRNWDLAQARLLPASGYAGDIHCVTGWSKFGVRFGGVSLDAFLDAAGPLPSATHAVAHAHTGYTANLPLADLTGGRAWVVWEYGGAPLAPEHGGPARLVVPHLYFWKSVKWIAGLELLDHDEPGFWEQNGYHARGNPWEEQRYSGD
- a CDS encoding MarR family winged helix-turn-helix transcriptional regulator produces the protein MTAAETPDETTVVPGGCPADAAVETIQREMTVFARRARASAGRMHPELSLVSYTLLGHLEERDGRRATDLAAHYALDKSTVSRQVSALERAGLIERRVDPDDHRVQVLHLTASGRRVLDRVTERRRAAFRERLADWPEEELLRFAAYLERYNAWPDAAPEQERDRAAPPDTYGWTGTH
- a CDS encoding putative protein N(5)-glutamine methyltransferase, which codes for MPPTLPASPTPASSSAVSALFSASLPSRDAVVAALRAAGCVFAEDEAALLLTTARTAAELTALVDRRVSGLPLELVLGWAEFRGLRIAVAPGVFVPRRRTEFLVSEALAHAPDATVVVDLCCGSGAVGEALAAALDRPEVHAADVDPAAVRCARGNLADAGGRVYAGDLFDALPDALRGRVDVLAANVPYVPTGEVALLPAEARDHEPLVALDGGTDGLDVLRRVAAAAPGWLAPGGCLLVETSERQAPDAVDAFTRAGLTTRLAVCEELYAHVVIGVRD
- a CDS encoding SpoIIE family protein phosphatase, translated to MAAAGSAGFEGEPSPRGPVRPSGLLDLLNVASIVLDAEGRIVLWSPQAEELFGWSAPEALGQYAARIMVDERHLDLVVKLFGDVMKTGRSWAGAFPVRHKDGGTRLVEFRNMRLLDDHGDVYALGLAADQSMVRRLERDVALSTRVIMQSPIGLAVLDTELRYVSVNPALERLNGIPAEDHLGRTIRELLPQVDADPLEAAARGVLETGRPVVDQPATGRTPADPDEEHAWSVSLYRLEDALGAVLGVAVSVVDVTEQYRTAAEAEGARRRLAAVADASARIGTTLRLDRTAYELADVAVPGLADVAAVDLLDAVVGGRRSTLGPAEPAVIRALAVRADDGARDSLRAADPPGGVARYGPDRLVTECVRTARPVMVARVTREDLGRIARSPEAAELLRGAGVHSYLAVPLIARGEVLGALELKRISNPLPFDEDDLLLARELAARAALQIDNARWYQNARDTALTLQRSLLPSHPPVTGGLEVASRYQPAGGTSEVGGDWFDVIELAGGRTALVVGDVMGSGIAAAASMGRLRTATNTLAALELDPAQLLGHLERTTAGLDQAIATCLYAVHDPHRRRCLIANAGHLPPVRLRAGRPPELLDLPTGVPLGVGGVAFSTTEVGLEPGDRLVFYTDGLVETRRHPLDERLDALLALLEGPDRPLEEVCDLLLRTLHEPENSDDVALLIARATPPARRGGETLSP